A genomic window from Punica granatum isolate Tunisia-2019 chromosome 2, ASM765513v2, whole genome shotgun sequence includes:
- the LOC116196770 gene encoding uncharacterized protein At1g51745 isoform X1 codes for MEGGSGSGAADCSPGSIVWVRRRNGSWWPGKILGPEELSDSHLTSPRAGTPVKLLGREDASIDWYNLERSKRVKAFRCGEFDDCIEKVESSQATPTKKREKYASREDAILHALELEKELLRKQGKVDIANKLTGSKSSVATERSLVVPSGLLGNGRQPTDNPLSSHVIRRFSKDEIPNVASYSQKGRYGNEIFQEDGLLENVPRMRGLQDFGLKIATPKRKLPSSITMNGFMNPRMNDAHLVRVGDLSVENTSSADGGEEMGVICRAKRSRCMYLPQDHSDSLDDRENPRSMMDISPSTSGEGNPYPNTCQMGGSAFRLSGAGDYGSSEYYLSESEPDSSETGQNTNDEMTSLSEDSDVTGLHKAQEHGSMSSEEPECSVLSADASHVLPHDHVSESRAVSKWQLKRKRNIRNLPRRHLDATDRKALIGSSHRIHPVESGNIFGQRSSKWGSRVHYSDLNYSIDEADENEEYLETHLFRDLDYPTPRVNCRGQHSGSPKIIDCEDMSFRGARYDPFLIGRNPLSGARRPVLFEVDLKVQVSYQRERVPIVAVTSKLNGNSIIGHSIQIEAIEDGSSDHLLPLNHDMPEEAIYGNRKMGLPAAWRTARRTANFRVPRSNPSSAFDGDEDEGLPSVDRERKSLKSVGEGGFSQKGFLVRRSLPQMAAQQPNRKISKKLTKRVSLSSRQKIRTLSSIAIEQNFGSKCMLGRSDNGMGGLIEPGSSKPTTVACIPVKLVFSRLLEKINRPPSKAVANICRLNADCREK; via the exons ATGGAGGGTGGTTCAGGATCAGGCGCCGCGGATTGTAGCCCCGGATCCATTGTGTGGGTCCGGAGGAGGAACGGCTCATGGTGGCCCGGCAAGATATTGGGTCCTGAGGAGCTTTCAGATTCTCATCTAACTTCACCTCGTGCAGGGACTCCAGTCAAGCTCCTGGGCAGAGAAGATGCTAGCAT AGACTGGTACAACTTGGAGAGATCAAAGCGTGTTAAGGCCTTTCGATGCGGAGAGTTTGATGATTGTATTGAAAAAGTAGAATCATCTCAGGCTACTCCAACGAAAAAGCGAGAGAAGTATGCTAGTCGAGAAGATGCCATTCTTCATGCTCTTGAACTCGAGAAGGAACTATTGAGGAAGCAAGGAAAAGTCGATATCGCTAATAAACTTACTGGAAGCAAGTCATCAGTGGCCACTGAAAGGAGTTTAGTCGTGCCTTCAGGATTACTAGGGAATGGAAGACAACCAACTGATAATCCTTTGTCATCTCACGTCATCAGGAGATTTTCCAAGGATGAGATACCAAACGTCGCTTCATATTCGCAGAAGGGGAGGTACGGTAATGAAATCTTTCAGGAAGATGGTCTTCTTGAAAATGTACCTCGTATGAGAGGATTGCAAGATTTTGGACTCAAAATTGCCACTCCCAAGCGGAAGCTGCCATCCTCAATTACTATGAATGGATTCATGAATCCTAGGATGAATGATGCTCATCTTGTTCGTGTAGGTGATCTAAGCGTGGAAAACACCAGCTCTGCCGATG GAGGTGAGGAGATGGGAGTGATCTGCCGAGCAAAGCGGAGTAGATGCATGTATTTGCCACAGGACCATAGTGATTCTTTGGATGACAGAGAGAATCCTCGAAGCATGATGGATATTTCTCCTTCTACATCTGGGGAGGGCAACCCTTACCCTAATACTTGTCAGATGGGAGGAAGTGCATTTAGATTATCTGGAGCTGGTGACTATGGTTCATCTGAGTATTATTTATCGGAATCAGAGCCTGATTCTTCAGAAACAGGGCAAAATACGAATGATGAGATGACTTCTCTTTCAG AAGATTCGGATGTTACGGGATTGCATAAAGCACAGGAACATGGAAGCATGAGTAGCGAGGAGCCTGAATGTTCAGTACTCTCTGCAGATGCATCTCACGTACTTCCACATGACCATGTATCTGAGAGTCGAGCCGTATCCAAGTGGCAATTAAAACGGAAGAGAAATATCCGGAATCTCCCAAGAAGGCATTTGGATGCCACCGATAGAAAAGCATTAATTGGCTCGAGTCATCGAATACATCCTGTTGAAAGTGGAAACATATTTGGGCAAAGATCATCAAAGTGGGGTTCTCGTGTCCATTACAGTGACTTAAACTATAGTATTGATGAGGCTGATGAGAATGAAGAGTATCTGGAAACCCATCTCTTTAGAGACCTTGACTACCCTACTCCGAGAGTGAACTGTAGAGGTCAACATTCTGGGAGTCCGAAAATAATTGATTGTGAAGACATGAGTTTCAGAGGGGCACGCTATGATCCATTCTTAATTGGCCGAAATCCTCTTAGTGGGGCTAGGAGACCCGTGTTGTTTGAAGTGGATCTAAAGGTCCAGGTGAGCTATCAAAGAGAGCGAGTACCTATTGTAGCTGTGACAAGCAAGTTAAATGGGAATTCAATCATTGGGCACTCCATCCAGATTGAAGCAATAGAAGATGGCTCATCGGATCATCTTCTACCATTGAATCATGATATGCCTGAGGAAGCAATTTATGGTAATAGGAAGATGGGTCTTCCCGCAGCATGGAGGACTGCTAGGAGGACAGCCAACTTCCGGGTACCTCGTTCAAATCCATCATCAGCGTTTGATGGAGATGAAGATGAGGGCCTTCCATCTGTAGATCGAGAAAGGAAGTCCTTGAAGAGTGTAGGTGAAGGAGGTTTTAGTCAGAAAGGTTTCCTGGTGAGGAGGAGCCTTCCCCAAATGGCTGCCCAGCAACCTAACAGGAAAATCTCAAAGAAGTTGACAAAGAGAGTAAGCCTGTCATCACGACAGAAAATAAGGACTCTGTCCTCGATTGCCATTGAGCAGAATTTtggcagtaaatgcatgcttgGTCGATCTGACAATGGGATGGGTGGACTGATTGAACCGGGGTCATCAAAACCAACTACGGTGGCTTGCATTCCTGTGAAGTTAGTGTTCAGTAGGTTGCTTGAGAAGATCAACAGGCCACCATCAAAAGCAGTTGCTAACATTTGTCGATTGAATGCAGATTGTAGGGAGAAGTAG
- the LOC116196770 gene encoding uncharacterized protein At1g51745 isoform X2: MEGGSGSGAADCSPGSIVWVRRRNGSWWPGKILGPEELSDSHLTSPRAGTPVKLLGREDASIDWYNLERSKRVKAFRCGEFDDCIEKVESSQATPTKKREKYASREDAILHALELEKELLRKQGKVDIANKLTGSKSSVATERSLVVPSGLLGNGRQPTDNPLSSHVIRRFSKDEIPNVASYSQKGRYGNEIFQEDGLLENVPRMRGLQDFGLKIATPKRKLPSSITMNGFMNPRMNDAHLVRVGDLSVENTSSADGGEEMGVICRAKRSRCMYLPQDHSDSLDDRENPRSMMDISPSTSGEGNPYPNTCQMGGSAFRLSGAGDYGSSEYYLSESEPDSSETGQNTNDEMTSLSDSDVTGLHKAQEHGSMSSEEPECSVLSADASHVLPHDHVSESRAVSKWQLKRKRNIRNLPRRHLDATDRKALIGSSHRIHPVESGNIFGQRSSKWGSRVHYSDLNYSIDEADENEEYLETHLFRDLDYPTPRVNCRGQHSGSPKIIDCEDMSFRGARYDPFLIGRNPLSGARRPVLFEVDLKVQVSYQRERVPIVAVTSKLNGNSIIGHSIQIEAIEDGSSDHLLPLNHDMPEEAIYGNRKMGLPAAWRTARRTANFRVPRSNPSSAFDGDEDEGLPSVDRERKSLKSVGEGGFSQKGFLVRRSLPQMAAQQPNRKISKKLTKRVSLSSRQKIRTLSSIAIEQNFGSKCMLGRSDNGMGGLIEPGSSKPTTVACIPVKLVFSRLLEKINRPPSKAVANICRLNADCREK; encoded by the exons ATGGAGGGTGGTTCAGGATCAGGCGCCGCGGATTGTAGCCCCGGATCCATTGTGTGGGTCCGGAGGAGGAACGGCTCATGGTGGCCCGGCAAGATATTGGGTCCTGAGGAGCTTTCAGATTCTCATCTAACTTCACCTCGTGCAGGGACTCCAGTCAAGCTCCTGGGCAGAGAAGATGCTAGCAT AGACTGGTACAACTTGGAGAGATCAAAGCGTGTTAAGGCCTTTCGATGCGGAGAGTTTGATGATTGTATTGAAAAAGTAGAATCATCTCAGGCTACTCCAACGAAAAAGCGAGAGAAGTATGCTAGTCGAGAAGATGCCATTCTTCATGCTCTTGAACTCGAGAAGGAACTATTGAGGAAGCAAGGAAAAGTCGATATCGCTAATAAACTTACTGGAAGCAAGTCATCAGTGGCCACTGAAAGGAGTTTAGTCGTGCCTTCAGGATTACTAGGGAATGGAAGACAACCAACTGATAATCCTTTGTCATCTCACGTCATCAGGAGATTTTCCAAGGATGAGATACCAAACGTCGCTTCATATTCGCAGAAGGGGAGGTACGGTAATGAAATCTTTCAGGAAGATGGTCTTCTTGAAAATGTACCTCGTATGAGAGGATTGCAAGATTTTGGACTCAAAATTGCCACTCCCAAGCGGAAGCTGCCATCCTCAATTACTATGAATGGATTCATGAATCCTAGGATGAATGATGCTCATCTTGTTCGTGTAGGTGATCTAAGCGTGGAAAACACCAGCTCTGCCGATG GAGGTGAGGAGATGGGAGTGATCTGCCGAGCAAAGCGGAGTAGATGCATGTATTTGCCACAGGACCATAGTGATTCTTTGGATGACAGAGAGAATCCTCGAAGCATGATGGATATTTCTCCTTCTACATCTGGGGAGGGCAACCCTTACCCTAATACTTGTCAGATGGGAGGAAGTGCATTTAGATTATCTGGAGCTGGTGACTATGGTTCATCTGAGTATTATTTATCGGAATCAGAGCCTGATTCTTCAGAAACAGGGCAAAATACGAATGATGAGATGACTTCTCTTTCAG ATTCGGATGTTACGGGATTGCATAAAGCACAGGAACATGGAAGCATGAGTAGCGAGGAGCCTGAATGTTCAGTACTCTCTGCAGATGCATCTCACGTACTTCCACATGACCATGTATCTGAGAGTCGAGCCGTATCCAAGTGGCAATTAAAACGGAAGAGAAATATCCGGAATCTCCCAAGAAGGCATTTGGATGCCACCGATAGAAAAGCATTAATTGGCTCGAGTCATCGAATACATCCTGTTGAAAGTGGAAACATATTTGGGCAAAGATCATCAAAGTGGGGTTCTCGTGTCCATTACAGTGACTTAAACTATAGTATTGATGAGGCTGATGAGAATGAAGAGTATCTGGAAACCCATCTCTTTAGAGACCTTGACTACCCTACTCCGAGAGTGAACTGTAGAGGTCAACATTCTGGGAGTCCGAAAATAATTGATTGTGAAGACATGAGTTTCAGAGGGGCACGCTATGATCCATTCTTAATTGGCCGAAATCCTCTTAGTGGGGCTAGGAGACCCGTGTTGTTTGAAGTGGATCTAAAGGTCCAGGTGAGCTATCAAAGAGAGCGAGTACCTATTGTAGCTGTGACAAGCAAGTTAAATGGGAATTCAATCATTGGGCACTCCATCCAGATTGAAGCAATAGAAGATGGCTCATCGGATCATCTTCTACCATTGAATCATGATATGCCTGAGGAAGCAATTTATGGTAATAGGAAGATGGGTCTTCCCGCAGCATGGAGGACTGCTAGGAGGACAGCCAACTTCCGGGTACCTCGTTCAAATCCATCATCAGCGTTTGATGGAGATGAAGATGAGGGCCTTCCATCTGTAGATCGAGAAAGGAAGTCCTTGAAGAGTGTAGGTGAAGGAGGTTTTAGTCAGAAAGGTTTCCTGGTGAGGAGGAGCCTTCCCCAAATGGCTGCCCAGCAACCTAACAGGAAAATCTCAAAGAAGTTGACAAAGAGAGTAAGCCTGTCATCACGACAGAAAATAAGGACTCTGTCCTCGATTGCCATTGAGCAGAATTTtggcagtaaatgcatgcttgGTCGATCTGACAATGGGATGGGTGGACTGATTGAACCGGGGTCATCAAAACCAACTACGGTGGCTTGCATTCCTGTGAAGTTAGTGTTCAGTAGGTTGCTTGAGAAGATCAACAGGCCACCATCAAAAGCAGTTGCTAACATTTGTCGATTGAATGCAGATTGTAGGGAGAAGTAG